A segment of the Ipomoea triloba cultivar NCNSP0323 chromosome 1, ASM357664v1 genome:
GCCAAGCGGTTTTGTAAGGAGGTCTGCAACCTGATCCTTTGAGCTAATATGCTGAACACCCAAAGTGCCGTCCACGACACGCTCACGGACAAAAAAGTAGTCAAGCGCAAGATGTTTCATCCTCGAATGGAACACCGGGTTCTTCGCAACATACGTGGCCCCCATATTATCACAATACAACAGTGGAGAACGTGGTAACACTATGCCCAACTCAAACAAAAGATTCCGTACCTAGATTACCTCCGCAGCTGAACTCGCCAAAGCACGATACTCAGCCTCGGTTGAAGATCGTGAGACAGTTTTCTGACGAACGCATTTCCACGACACAACATTCGAACAAAGACAGATAACAAAACCAGTGGTAGAGCGACCGTCATCTCTACTACCTCCCCAATCAGAGTCTGAAAAAGCTGTCAGCAACAACCGTTTAATGACACCCCAATGATATGCCTTTGGCGAGTGCATGCATTGTGACAAGGAATTAACAGCATAAGCAACGTCTGGTCTAGTAACAGACAGGTACTAAAGCATTCCAATCAACCTACGAAAATCAATCACATCAACCACAGGCTCCCCCTCGTGAATAGATATAGATGTCAAAGTGGACATTGGAGTGGAAACAGGCTTTGCACCATCCATGTTATAGCGAGCGAGAATATCTGTAATGTACCTACTCTGGGAAAGAAAATAACCACCAGAGACTGGCACAACCTCAACACCAAGAAAATGATGTAGTGTGCCTAAATACTTCAAAGCAAATTTTTGTGACAATATGTTTATAAACTGGTCAAGGAAAACATCATTATTGCCAGTGATAATTATATCATCCACGTAAACCATAAAATAAACAAGCACTCCACGAGTAGCATAAACAAACAAAGAAGCATCACTGACAGTTCTCTTAAAACCAATCTTAATTAGAAAAGATGATAGCTCAAGGTACCAAGCCCGCGGAGCTTGCTTTAGGCCATACAAGGCCTTTTTTAACTTACAGATGTAGTTAGGCTGAGTAGAATCAACAAAACCTGGAGGTTGCTCCATAAAAACCTCTTCACTCAATGTCCCATTTAAAAAGGCATTGTTAATGTTAAGCTGTCGTATAGACCACCCTCGAGACAATGCAATTGTAAGCACAACTCGGATAGTTACTGGTTTCATAACTGGACTGAAGGTCTCAAAGTAATCATAGCCAGACTCTTGTAAAAATCCCTTGGCTACTAAACGAGCCTTGAACTTGTCAACAGAATCGTCAGCGCGTCTTTTTACCCGAAACACCCATTTACATCCAATAATTTTTTGCCCAACATTTGGTACCAACTCCCATGTCCGATTTTGGATCAATGCCGTAAATTCAGCTTCCATCGCCTTACGCCAGAGTGGTTGCTTTAGAGCATGCGCAACCGTAGATGGTTCAACTGCACTAGGCATAGAGTGATTCGAAGTCACATTAACAAATGCATCATTGAAATATTTGGGATTCGGCCGTCGGGTTCTTTTTGGACGATCGCTAACTTGCGACAAGGTGCCAGTGGATGCAGcctgttggttactaatttgggATGTGCCAGGAGCAGTCTCTGTCGGCATATTACTGACCTATGGTATGCTAGAGACGGACTCCGCAGACTCAGCCGAGGAGGAAGCCGATTGTACATGGTCTCGGGAAGAGGTATGTGCACCATCCCCGAATGATGAAGCATTATCCTGCAAAATTACTGGACTCACATACATAACTGAGTTATTGTGGGATTCCACATCACGATTAGCCGGAGTAAATGGAATAGAGGTTGAAGTCTGTATCGCTGGCAAAttaataggaataaaaattGGTGTTGTACTAGAGGAAACTGCAGGCAACTGGTTATTTGCATTATACATAAGTATTTTCTGGTAAGGAAATTCAGACTCAACAAACGTGACATGGCACGAAACATAAATGCGATTCGTAATCGGCTCAAGACACTTATATGCAGATTGAGAAACAGAATAACCAATAAACACACATGGTGTTGACCGCGGTTTTAATTTTGAAGAGGCATAAGGTCTGAGCCATGGATAACAAAGGCACCCAAAACACTTTATTTTATCATAACTAGGGACTTTATGGAATAATTTTTGATATGGGGAAATATTATTAAGAACATGGGTTGGCATTCTATTTATGAGGAAAACAGCAGTTTGAAAAGCATACGTCCAGAACTTAATTGGTAAAGACACACGATGAAGCAGCGACAAACCTGTTTCAACAATATGCCTATGTCACCGTTCCGCCGTACCATTACGCTCAGGGGTATGCGGAGGTGTTGTGAAATGGGATATACCAACTGACTTGAATATAGGAACTAGTTTGACGAACTCACCCCCATTATCTGAGAAGACGGATATGATTTGGTGACCAAAAAACTTTTCAACTAGAGCCTTGAATTGAGGAAAAATGAAAGCAACATCAGACTTCTTTTTAAGAGGATATAACCATACATATTTCGTAAAAAAGTCTACGAAAAtgacataataataacaaccaTCAATGGAAACATCCTTGGTTCCCCAAACATCTGTATACAAAAGTTCAAGAGGTTTTGAGCTTTTTAGGGAATTCTGAGCAAATAGTAACTTATGACTCTTACTTACACTACAAGACTCACAATGAAAAGAATTGACATTAGACAATTTATAGGGAAAATTAGTATTGCGAGCAATAACACTGAGAACTTTATTGGACGAATGCCCCAAACggtgatgccactcggagacaCTAGTATGAGTAAGAGCATTAATCTGTGGGTGACATGGCATAGTGGCAGAATAAATATCATGCACGTTGTTTCCCTGCATCAGACACGCCCCCGTGCGAAGATCCTTGACAcgaaaaaaatattgaaaaaattcAACAGAAACTGCGTTAGATTGACAAAGATTAGAAACTGAAACCAAGTTGCGACTCAACTTAGGGACACAAAGAATATTTTTTAAGGATAAATTACGAGTAGGAGTAGGAAAAAACAGTAGTGCCTGTGTGAGTAATTTGCAAACGATTACCATCTCCCAAGTGGACTTCATCGGGGCCTCCATATTCAAAAAATGATGGCAAAGATGTTGCACTCGAAGTTGCATGATGTGAAGCACCTGTATCAAACAACCAGGACTGTTGTGGCACATTGTTGACCATTGAAGCATTCACCGATGGATTTGGAAAAGTAGACATCTGTTGATTCCCAGTTGTAATACCATTTTCACGGAGAAACCTAGCCAGTTTGCGACATACTTTGACTTCATGCCCTTGCATGTTACAAAAACGACATACCAGATTGTTACGGTAAAAACCACCTTGATTTTGACGGTTGCCACGAAATCTTCTTTGGTTGTAATTCTGTCCTTGGTCACGATTGAAGGGCTGGCCATGTGGTCCACCATTAGATTGACTAGCTAATGGAGTTTGGCATTGGGTAACATTGGCAGTAGCAAGGTGCGATTGTCTGGCTTCTTCAGCGTCCTTCAACATGCGCTCATGTTCagtcaaaatattataaagatCACCATAGGTGATTCCTGCTTTCTGGACACGAACAACAGGGATTATGGAAGCATAGTCATCGCCAAGTTGATTTAACACATAGGCAattaaatcatcatcatcaaccgGGCTTTGTGCAGCAGCAAGAGAGTCGGCGATTGAGCGCATATCCTGAAGGTACTCAACAATTGAGCGAGAACCTTTTGGATTTTTAGATAACTTGGTTTTAAGATAGATGACTCTACCCTTAGAGTCATTAGCATAGCTGGTCGCAAGTCTCGACCAAGCTTGATGTGCAGTGGTTGCGGACGAGATGAGAGGTTGGATTGAGTCGGAGCAGCTCCCTGCGGACGAGATGAGAGGTTGGATTGAGTCGGAGCAGCTCCCTAGGAACGAGATGAGAGGTTGGATTGAGTCGGAGCAGCTCCCTAGGAGAGCACTGACTAAGATTTGATCCTGTCGATACCAAGTAGTGTAAGCCGGATTCACAGTAGTGCGAGCCGTATCAGTGAATTGAGTAAGTGCTTCTTGTGTGCCATCAACATAGCCTAGGAGATCAAGGCCGATTAACGTGGACTTCACTTGTCGCTGCCAAACCGGGAAATTGGTGTCTGTCAACCGGATGGGGAAGTGGGTTGGGGCTGTTAAATGAACCAATGATGTGGTTGTAGAAGCGGAAGCCATAGAAGGGAGGGGAAAAAATGGGATCTTTTAGAAAAATTCTCACTTAGAGaaataggctctgataccatgtagaGAATGTGAAAAGCTTGAATTATTAAGCTAAAGCCTGTAAGCTATTTATACATGTACAGGAAGATAAAGTAGCTAACAAAACTAACAATAAAGAACTATTCTACAGGATGAAACtaagcaacaaataaatgaaaataaataaaatcattaatcCTTAAcaaagcacacaaacaaagcacctaaagaacacaaaacatgcaccaaaaatttaaaaatggcGCACTCAAATATTAtaactgacacaccttaagtatataaatcacgcacctaaagctttaaactgacgcaccttaagtttcaacaactgacgcatcttaagcacacaaaaaacacaccttaagaagaaaaatcacgcaccttaagaagtaaaacaacgcactaaagctttagatcgacgtaccttaagtttcaacaaaaacacaCATTAAGTTCTCATTGaagaactgacgcaccttaagcactctaaccacgcaccttaagtttgaccaataCAGAAAATTACCTAATTgtcattgcattttttttaatcattgttaatcttgGACGTTGATTTTGGTAAGATCAATGGTTCTCCtctcaccgcacaaccgcacttGAGACACCATTTACATTTGAATCGtattatacatatgtatatatatatatatatgagttaattccagcaatagtcctccaactatgttgattttttaaaattagtcccgacttttaatttgaacaatttaggccccttgactttcaaattctttccaatgttggtccttttgtcaattttttttaaaaaaaattatttattgatatttgataATATGTCATGTGCTATTGAATTATTGTGATAGTATAGAGGGCAGCattatgcaatgagattatgatgtaggaagttgtggatttTTCTCGTTGTGTTGgtatatatgactgagatcttagttgtatTATGAACTCTTGACCTTGCAAGCGCTTATTGATATTTGACAGTGATAATTTttcccctacatgtttcatgtgctgtGAGATGTGTGTTGTACATTCTCacgtgaaagtattgaacaatatattaatatttattatatttgtaaaaggttaatgagtagtacattttgttctagtttcataacttgtttacttgatagtaacaacaataactttgcaGGTAGTCTGAATACTGATGCTGCAATATGTCCAATTTCATCAATAGTTTCTACATatattttgcacatgtttattttgaagttcataattttggaattagtatgaatgggtgtagtacttgattttgtgtgtgtgtgtgtaatttttattttttttttgtaaattttttttgttgatttgataataatattggAGTATCCATTGCTACCTTTGcatcacaatgcatgcagttaaatagtttgtcactttgtgcataaacatttttcaaacaatggctacatcctatataccaattatttttgttgtcaagaatatgattttgtctttaatccaagcaggttgattgtagaaaatgaaatgaatcgTAAATTTATATGGAGtattagttttaatatatttcaataatGCACAATAaacattttacatacaagattaataaaTGCTGCAACGgtagctatttttgaaatttttttcattttctgaatttgaaagattgattccagctatgttgtagtctcagcttcttttcaatgcatcaagtgtgtcacaatgttctattgtcttatattgacatttttaataatgagttttaaatcaatttattgagttatttgaatgttTCTTTGCTAACAAAtcctccctaagtagttaatatgattgacttcaaactatttttaaaaatttttttttccatgttacgttattaacataatacttggtaaataaaaacattattttgtagtataactttgatatttaattacaagatagtgtaaaaagaaaacaatgaacaatgtagtgaatataattaattaatagatgTGAAGTTaaaggaatctttgcattgtagaaaatatagacaatataactaatgaaattatatctctttttaaattttttgatatgaataatttttttttttgaataaaagcaCGGTAGACATcgacaattatgccaactttgattgaaaaaatataaatctaaacaatctgaaccatccatttgatttaataatttgaccgtcatttttttttctacccattataggcaTTTTTTTTgtgctcttattagtataacTAGTTATCACatgcgcgttgcgcgattaaacaaATGCCcaatgaatatttttaaattagtgttccttaattggttaaagtagtcatataataatgagagagaaaaaaaatgctaaattaataaaaatcaaagaaatagtctcgatgcttatatattttaataaaacataatgaaatcgtaaatagctaaattgcaactaaagtaagtagaaacaaataaaccacttacacgGGAGCAAATGACGTGTCATCATTTCCaattgtttggacaccggtctgaccatttaaaattcatgtgtaattgtatttgtgatcaagtactttaatttatagttcgttcggacaggtttgacaatgacatttgagatgatgtaccatttgttggtttgtaaagtgatatcatacattccaatgtcattatcaacactattgattgaacttGAGTTCCTTACATTTAGATataacatttacaatgatgttggtggtgaatgagagcatcttaataataataataataataataataataataataataaatggagaaattttttactatttacttactgtttcatcctcaagtagtcaagtacgatgagcaatactttttctcaggcgttccaataacgttttttggttcttttttcttaatgacataaattgtacaactccagcccacagtttgtgtgtcaatatcaattaactttattgcatttttcatgactaaaggatgttatgaaataataatataatgagaaccacaacataaattcaaaaaccatagattagagAGTTTgaagtaactaaaatgtgtagattatagatgaatataatgagaaccacaacagtACAtgcaaggatacaagtatatatgaacagattatacaatagatatatttacataacgatattgaagttatactaattaatgagtataccatcattgattttaaaaaaaatgaaatcattgtgagtacaaatacaaataatagaattagcatgataatattttgacaatcatacctatagaatgtcaagtagatggtgtgttacagaatatgttaggtttagttttgggtgatgAATACCAATAAGAATAGGATGGatttatattgttgttttgggtagaataatgatttagttaggaatctatacaaaactgtattatagaatccgattaagacttcaatattctaattttaagttaggaatctatatagaattgtattatagaatattgccaatttgtttgaaaacaacactaaagaaacaaattgcctaaaaaaattaatgttaaacttccgttatatttatctgaaagaatttggtaaaattataaaggattaggatatattaggaatttaattggaggttgcacaataagaagaacacaaagtacaatatgttgtagcagactattacactaacatttttttagttccagttaggggtTTAACATTATTGGCTTTTATTATAAGTGCagataagagtaaaatagagtgagaaacttaattatgccaaatttgattgggatgttgacctttcttataaaaattaatgggtaagttaaagttaacggaatattaacggagaagagaatatttaacggaaaacttaacggataatcatataattaaggataaattaggaaatctcaaggaaaaatataaatttaaacaatctgaaccatccatttgattaaataatttgaccgccattttttctacccattttaggcgtaactctctttgactcttattagtatagtagataatagtatagtagatagatagatattgttgtattgtattacgaataggaattataatatagtagtacgaaaggaattgtaatgtagaattgtagtacaaatagaaaatatgaaataatcgcatccttaTAGGACTGTTTTAATAcatagataattttttttataaagaaaacttattcaatgaaaaaaatgtttagaaaaaacaaatttaattaaaaaataataataaaaaacatcaCAACCGTCAAAAAATAGGACACTAAATCATGTTTAATAATCAACGCTTAAAATGTGTGTGTCCAGGCTCCACGAGGACCACGGCAAAGGCAAACCCTAGGGCAAAAATTTGCAAAATCTGGGCAGCCTATTCAGAGCTATAAAAGCCTGATGGTTCCGTACGTTTCTTTCTCTCCTTCTTCGGCTGCTGCTCTGAAGACTCATTTACAGGGAGTGAAGAGAAAAATccgaaaagaaaagaaaagaaaacagagGAGTGATGTCGGACGAGGAGCATCATTTTGAGTCCAAGGCTGATGCCGGCGCCTCCAAAACCTATCCTCAACAAGCTGGTACCATTCGCAAGAATGGTTACATCGTCATCAAGAACCGTCCTTGCAAAGTATAtctgatatttatttatttttgtttatgattCTTTTTCAATATTTTGCTACATGGGTTTTGCAGATTTATGATGGTTGAAtaaaagttttgatttttttatataggaTATGAAATCTAAGGATCTATGTTTTTTCTTGCCTTTTGTTACTTGTGCTAGTATTTTGTGTTTTCGATGAGGAATGAATTTCACTTGAGCGTTGTGATATATGATCCAGTTCTTTTTCCTGTATATTGGAAGTATCAGTGTTGTATGCCTGTGGTGTGAGGGATGAATTTTAATACCTAATTGGTGATGATTGGATCCTGGATTTTATGTACTGTCATGTGTATGTGCGTGTGtgtatttacttttttttttttttgtgcttttaTCTGAATTGTAATCACTAAGAAATAGCTCTTTAACATACCTTTGCTACAAACTATTCTCTGAAATTCATAGAGGAGTCTGCTATGGTTTTTTGGACTTTTAATCTACTGACTTTGATACTTATTGTTTTCTGGGCTTTATTCTAAAGGAAGCTATCAGATAATATTGAATAATACTAGTAATAGACATGTTTGGAGCTATTTACTGTGGAATTAGTGTGCTTGCATTTCTTGTTTGTGCTTTATGTACAAATGCTCTGCTCCCTGCTCCCTGCTCCCTGCTCACACCTCTTGTGTTTTAAGTATTGCATGTGTTGTCAAAAACATGAATCTATGAAGTAAGTAATCAAGTAGTTTTAACATTTAAGAATATTGGGGACCTTTATCTTTTGTCATTGGTAGAGTTGCTGGGCGTTACATGTGCTTTGTATATCCTTTTAATTATCTTCATGATGAGCTGTGCATATggtctttatttttaaattgaaggAAATGCAATATGCCACCAGCTATCTTtatgtttttcattttaaagtaTTCATTGTCTCTGTGGTTAATGCAGGTTGTTGAGGTCTCTACCTCCAAAACAGGGAAGCATGGACATGCCAAGTGTCATTTTGTTGCAATTGATATTTTCACTGGCAAAAAGCTTGAGGATATTGTCCCATCATCTCATAACTGTGATGTAGGAATTATACTTTTGTTCATTCAAGATGTTGCTTTTGGTTTTTTCTCATGACTCCTGTTTTGCAGGTTCCTCATGTTAACCGTACTGACTATCAGCTGATTGATATCTCTGAAGATGGTTTTGTAAGTAACCTTTGTCAATAAAAGATATGAATGCCAATTTAGTAGAAATGTAGAATCATATCCCATTTTATCATTTGTTCTTGCTACTTTGAGTTACTTTGAGACTTTGGTGTTGTCATTGTGTTATAAATATTTGAGTTTACACCTTAGGCATTAGAGCCTTACCCTTCCAAAGGATTGTAACAATAAATGGCTCCTAAATATGCAATTTCATCGTATTGACTTTTGTTAGATATCCTTTTCTAATAAGGTGTATTTGTGGAGTTATTATTCGTTGGCATGCTTTTATTAGATTCTTGCTCAATTGTAATTTCATCCTACTTACCTACCTTCATGGTTTCCTTTCAGGTGAGCCTTCTCACTGATAGTGGCAACACAAAGGATGATTTAAGGCTTCCCACCGATGAAAATCTCTTAACTCAGGTTC
Coding sequences within it:
- the LOC115997105 gene encoding eukaryotic translation initiation factor 5A-2, with amino-acid sequence MSDEEHHFESKADAGASKTYPQQAGTIRKNGYIVIKNRPCKVVEVSTSKTGKHGHAKCHFVAIDIFTGKKLEDIVPSSHNCDVPHVNRTDYQLIDISEDGFVSLLTDSGNTKDDLRLPTDENLLTQIKDGFGEGKDLVVSVMSAMGEEQICALKDIGPKN